The genomic stretch CCAAAGCGCACCAGGGTGACAATCACAGCGGGCGTCTCGAAGTAGAGATGCCGGGCCTGGCCCGGCACGTGTAGCATCTGCCAGATGCTTAGGCCGAACGCAGCCGAAGTGCCGAGTACGACCAGCAGGTCCATGTTGCCGGCGCGCGCGCGCAGCGCGTGCCAGGCGGCGCAATAGAAGCTCGCGGCGAAACCGAATTGCACGATTGCGGCCAACACGAATTCGAGCGGCACCGGTAACCTGAAGGACAGGCTGAAGAGCGCGGCGAACATAGGCGCGACCAGCGGCAGCGTCAGCACGGTCGAGCCGATCAGCAGCAGGAGATCGCGGCGCGCTTTGGCGACCGTGCGTGATTCCGCGTTCGGGCTCGGTGCAGCAGGGGCGACGACCGAGGTGATCGTGCTGATTGAATCGGTCGAGCCGGCGGCGGGCGTAGCCCGATAGCCGGCCTTCTCTACAAGGGCGACTAACTGCGCGACCGACACAGCGGCTTCGGCGCTAACGATGACGCGCTCGGTGGCGAGGTTGACGCTGACGCGCGAGACACCTGGCACTTGCGCAAGCGCCTTCTCGACACGGCTCGCGCAGGAGGCGCAGGTCATTCCTCTGACATCGAGTGTGATCGCAGCCGAAGCCGAGGGTGCCGCGGAAGGGTGTTGTTGCATAAATCGAGCGTGAGGACGCAATGGCATCGAAGGGCATAGTGATCTGAAATTCAAGATCACGAATTGCGGATCAATAATTTCAGGCGATACGAACGGATTGCGAACGAGCGAGGTCCGCCATGCGGTTTGATTACGCCGACGCGAACGGCAACCTCGGTCACCTGCGAGGCGATGTGGATGCCCCAGAGACAGTTGCCGGTGAGCGCGTTGAACCAATACATCGCATTCTCGGCAAGCGATCGCCGGTGGTAGACACTGTCTTGCTTCCATTCTCGACGACCGGCACGGGCAATTGCATCAACCGCGCCGTTACGCCACGCCGCACCGGGCGGGCGTATCCGCTGGCCAATGAGCGGCACCCTCGCGGGGCGGAATCGAAGGAATAGCACTGCGTGCAACAATGGCCGCATGGCATGGTTTGGTGTAGGCACCATCACCGCCGATGACATCGATTTGTTTTTCGCGTGGAATCTGGTGGAGCAACTTGGCCAGAGCGTCACCGTCAGCCACATTCTGATTCGTCATTAGTGCGGCATGCACTTGACCCGTATTCGCGTTGAGCGCGAGATGGACTTTACGCCACGTGCGCCGCTGCGAGTAGCCGTGCTGGCGCACCTTCCATTCACCTTCTCCATAGACCTTCAGATCGGTGCTGTCGACAACCAGATGGATCGGTTCATTGTCACGAAGGATCGGCAGTTCGACATCAAGCGTTTTTGCCCGGCGACAGAGCGTGGTGTAATTCGGCACCGGCAAGCTCGGGAAGGCCAGATCGCGCAGACTTTGGGTGAAACCTTGCAGGGCGCGCAACGTCAGTCGATAGACGGTCTTCACGCCAAGTAATGTCTGAATCAGCGGATCGCCGTATAGACACGGGCGACCACGTGTGGGTATGGCATCGGGTATTCTGGCAAGGACGGCTTCATCTATCCATATTGTTACGTTCCCCCGGTTGATCAGGCCTTCATTATAGGCCGCCCAATTCCTGACACGGTAGCGTGCCTTCGGCTCACCTTTCTTGTGTATGTCCTTGCACATTTTCTTGTCAAAAATTAAGCAGTTACTCTGGAATCTGACTTGATAGGGGGCTGGCCCCGCGATCGTTGCGCGTAAACGTCAACGGATCTCGCTCGATTTATGCAACAACGCCGGTGAGAACTATAAACCGCGCTCGGCGTCGGCAAGCGGTGCCGCTGGTATGTCGTCGCCAGCCCGCATGCAGCGGGTCGCCGTGTGGGTGACTTACGCCCCCCAAAAGGACGATAGTCAATGGGCTACACATGGCCGCTACATCGCACGCGAGTCCGTATCCATTGAAAATGAACTCGACCATGAGGCTGAGGAAGTTCAGCATGAAGCGCCGCACGTGGCGTAAAGTCCATCTCGCGCTCAACACGAATACAGATCAAGTGCATGCCACGCTAATGACATCTCAGAATGAGGCTGACGGTGACGCTCTGGCTAAGTTACTCGACCAGATTCCACGCAAAAACAAATCGATGTCATCGGCGGTGACAATGCCTACGACACCAAGCCATGCCATGCGGCCATTGTTGCACGCGGTGCTATTCCTTCGACTCCGCCACGCGAGGGTTGCCGCTCATTGGCCAGCGGATATGCGCGGTTCGGCGTGGCGTAATGGCGCGGTTGATGCAATTGCCCGTGACGGGCGTCGAGAATGGAAGCAAGACAGTGGCTACCACCGGCGATCGCTTTCCGAGAATGCAATGTATCGGCTCAAAACCCTCACCGGCAAGTGTCTCTGGGCGCGTCACATCGACAAGCCGGCGACCGAGGTCGCTGTTCGCGTTGGCGTCATCAACCGCATGGCGGACCTCGCTCGTCCGCAATCCATTCGTATCGCCTGAAATTATGCCCGTCGATGCCATAGCGTCCTCACGCTCGATTTATGCAACAACGCCTCCCGCTCCCCATATCCAGCAGACTTCAAACTCAATGAAAACCAATCTCGAATCGCATCAGCGCATGACCGAACGCCGCCGCGCCGGCCATGAAAAGAAGCAAGCCGCGGCAACCGTCGAGAAGGGCCTGCTGATCGTCAACACCGGCAACGGCAAGGGCAAGAGCACGGCCGCCTTCGGTATGGCGGTGCGCGTACTCGGCCACGGCATGAAGCTGGGCGTGGTGCAGTTCCTCAAGGGGGCGCTACACACGGCCGAGCGCGACCTGTTCAACAGTTTTGTGGACTGCAATTTCGTGACGATGGGCGACGGCTACACTTGGAACACGCAGGATCGCGAGGCCGATATTGTGACCGCGCGCAAGGGCTGGAACCAGGCGCACCGGATGATCAAGAGCGGCGAATACCAGATGATGATCCTCGACGAGCTGAACACGGTGCTGAAGTATGACTACCTGCGGCTTGACGAGGTGCTGGCCGTGCTGACCGCGCGCCCGACGGCAATGCACGTGGTGGTGACGGGACGTCATGCACCCGAAGAACTAGTGGAGGCTGCTGACCTGGTGACCGAAATGCGGCTGGTCAAGCACCCGTATCGCAAGCAGGGCGTGAAGGCCCAGCGTGGCGTGGAGTTCTGAGCGTGTCGGTAGACGTACGGCGCTGCCCGGCTCTGTTGATCAGCTCGAGCAGCTCCGGCCAGGGCAAGACCTCAGTCACAGCGGGGCTGGCGCGGCTGCATCGGCGGCTCGGCTGGCGCGTGCGCGTATTCAAGACAGGCCCCGATTTCCTCGATCCGATGATCCTCGCGTACGCCAGTGGTACCGAGGTACATTCACTCGACCTCGGCATGGTCGGCGAGGACGGCTGCTGTGCGCTGCTGGCGCAGGCGGCGATCGAGGCCGACCTGATCCTGATCGAAGGCATGATGGGACTGTTCGACGGCACGCCGAGCAGCGCCGACCTGGCCTGCCGCTTCGGCGTGCCGGTGGCTGCGGTGATCTCGGGGAAGTCGGTGGCACAAACCTTCGGCGCGCTCGCTTTCGGGCTCGCACACTTCCGGACCGGGCTGCCCTTCCATGGTGTGTTGGCCAATCGGGTCGGCTCTGAGCGGCACGCCGCGCTGCTACACGCCTCGATGCCCGAGGACATCCGCTGGCTTGGTCATCTCCCGGATGACGCTTGCATCGCGCTACCGGAACGGCATCTCGGCTTGCACCAGGCTGCGGATATCGCCGACCTCGACACCCGGCTCGAATGCGCGGCTGATGCCATGGCACAGACCTCACTGGCCGAATTGCCGCCAGAGGTAGAATTTACGCCGCCAGCGCAGCAGGCACCTTTGCCTCGCTGGCTAGAGGGCCTGCGGGTAGCGGTGGCGCGCGATGCAGCCTTCTCTTTCCTCTACCCAGCCAACATGGCGCTGCTCGAGAGGCTCGGTGCCAGCCTGGGCTTCTTCTCGCCGCTGGACGACGAAGCCCTGTTCGATTGCGACTCGCTGTACCTGCCGGGCGGATATCCAGAACTGTACGCGGCACGGCTCGCCGCCAACCGGCGCAGCGCTGCCAGCATCGCCGCGCATGTCGCCGCCGGGCGACCGGTGCTGGCCGAGTGTGGCAGTTTACTCTATCTCTGCGAGACCCTTAGCACGGCGGACGGTACCATCACGCCAATGCTGGGCTTGCTGCCCGGTGCCGCCACTATGCAGAACCGCTTCACCTCGCTTGGCATGCAGCGGCTCGACACGCCCGCTGGGCCCATATCGGGCCATACCTTCCATTATTCAAAGCTACAGACGCCGCTGCTACCAGCGACCATCGCAGTGCGACCAGACGACGGCACGCCGGGCGAGGCCCTCTACCGGCATGGCTCGATCATCGCGACTTACATGCATGCTTACTGGCCGTCGAATCCGCGGGCGCTGGCCGATCTGCTGCGCGGGACATGGCCTCCGCCGGCCAGCGCCCGCGGATTCGACGACCGGCGTTGTTGCATAAATCGAGCGTGAGGACAGCATGGCAACGACGGGGTCGTTGTTGCATAAATCGAGCGAGATTCGTTCACGTTGACGCGCAACGGTCGCGGGGGCAGCCTCCTATCAAGTCAGATTCCAGAGTAACTGCCTAATTTTTGCCAAGAAAATGCGCAAGGACATACACAAGAAAGGTGAGCCGAAGGCACGCTACCGTGTCAGGAATTGGGCGGCCTATAATGCAGGCCTGATCAACCGGGGGAACGTAACAATATGGATAGATGAAGCCGTCCTTGCCAGAATACCCGATGCCATAC from Burkholderia sp. encodes the following:
- the cobO gene encoding cob(I)yrinic acid a,c-diamide adenosyltransferase, producing MKTNLESHQRMTERRRAGHEKKQAAATVEKGLLIVNTGNGKGKSTAAFGMAVRVLGHGMKLGVVQFLKGALHTAERDLFNSFVDCNFVTMGDGYTWNTQDREADIVTARKGWNQAHRMIKSGEYQMMILDELNTVLKYDYLRLDEVLAVLTARPTAMHVVVTGRHAPEELVEAADLVTEMRLVKHPYRKQGVKAQRGVEF
- a CDS encoding cobyrinate a,c-diamide synthase, which codes for MSVDVRRCPALLISSSSSGQGKTSVTAGLARLHRRLGWRVRVFKTGPDFLDPMILAYASGTEVHSLDLGMVGEDGCCALLAQAAIEADLILIEGMMGLFDGTPSSADLACRFGVPVAAVISGKSVAQTFGALAFGLAHFRTGLPFHGVLANRVGSERHAALLHASMPEDIRWLGHLPDDACIALPERHLGLHQAADIADLDTRLECAADAMAQTSLAELPPEVEFTPPAQQAPLPRWLEGLRVAVARDAAFSFLYPANMALLERLGASLGFFSPLDDEALFDCDSLYLPGGYPELYAARLAANRRSAASIAAHVAAGRPVLAECGSLLYLCETLSTADGTITPMLGLLPGAATMQNRFTSLGMQRLDTPAGPISGHTFHYSKLQTPLLPATIAVRPDDGTPGEALYRHGSIIATYMHAYWPSNPRALADLLRGTWPPPASARGFDDRRCCINRA